The DNA segment TATCTTCTGCTTTTTGGAATAAATTACTCTTAAAATAAATCTCACAAAGGTCAAAAACAACGTCTGCATCCGTTGGATTTATTTTATTTGCCTTTTGTAAGTTGGCGATCATCGGACCAATTTCCGCCTGTTCTTTCGCGATTCTGGCGAGTTGCTTATAGGCATTAAAGCTATTGCTATCCAGTTTAAGGACCTCGTTGAAGTATTCTTTTGCTTTGATATTATTCCCCCTTCTGATATTGATATTGGCGAGGTTAAACAACCCTGAAATGTCAGCTGGCTTTTCCGCATACAGCTTCAGATAATTCTTTTCTGCTTCTGGAAGTTTTCCGGCCATCAGGTAAGCGTAGGCAAGCTGAGAGAGTTCCTTCGGGTCTTTGGTATCTTCCTTATAGGTGCTTTGCAGGTACTGTGCGGCCTCTGCATAGCGCTGGGTTTGAAAATAGTCAAGTAATTTCTCTTTATCTACCACTTGTGCCTGTACAAATTGAACGTTTGCAAAAATCAAAAGGAGGGAAAGAAGCTTTTTCATCAGTATATTTTTTATGGTGATGAAGCCGCCTGCTGATGACGGTTTCATCAATTATAATAGGGTTTTCGAAATCGGTAATTGATAAACTAAGTTATTAGTTATTCGTTAATAATCCAAATCTGAATATCATTATCTGCTTTTTATCGAAAAAAAGAAAACATATTGGCCTGTTAAACGGTTGGTTAAGGTATACATCAATTGATAATATTAATATAAAAGCATATGGATACTTTAAAAAAGTTTGAATTAATGGAGAAGATTGTCAGAGAGTTGGAAGATTTACAACACTCGCAGCAGGCGATCATCCAGAAGATAGGGAAGATCGAAGTTGACAATATTGAATTGGGAGATAAAAGACTAGATAAAGACCTGCCTGATATGCACCAAAGGGTTTCAGATAACCTGGATACTATCGTAGGCATCCTTCAGTATTTTGCAGATAAAACTCAAAACTTTGGAGATAAAAACAACGTAGATGCGTTAAAAGAAAGACAGGCAATTAATGATGCCACTGGTAACTAGCCAGACAAATCACAGAAAAAGCCAGCACAATTGCTGGCTTTTTCTGTGATTACCCCATTCCTGATGTGGGTTCAATAGGAATAAACAGGTGGAAGGTGGTGCCTTTTCCGAATTCGCTTTCTACGCTAATGTGGCCTTCATTCCTTTCCATAAATTCCTTGCATACCATTAGTCCAAGGCCGGTTCCTTTTTCGTTCATTGTCCCTCTGGTGGAGATATTATCACCGCCAAATAGCTTTTTCAAGGCCTCTTTTTTAATCCCGGTTCCATTATCAGCAATGGAAAGCAACATCTGTCCCTTCTGATAAACTGCGGTGATGTCAATCTCACAGCCTTCATAACAGAACTTTATGGCATTGCTCAATAGGTTTCGTACCACAATCTGAATCATTAGCATATCTGCGTAGACGATATTTCCCGGAAATACGTCCTGTATAATCTGTACATTTTTTGAGGCAGCAGAAGGTAAATGGTAATTAACTTCATTAACGATCATACTTTTCAAATCAAAATACTCTTTGCTGATGCCATAACCTTTTAACTGGCTTCTCGACCAATGCAGGATATTCTCCAATAAATCTGTGGTATATAAGATGTCTTTGTTGAGTATTGGAGACAGTTCTTTAAACTCCTCAATCGTGATCAGGTTGTTCGAAATCATTTTGAGAACTTCAGACAGGTTTACCAATGGACCCCGTAAGTCATGGGCAATGATTGAAAAGATCCTGTCTTTTAATTGATTGAGTTTTTTGAGCTCTTCAGTTTGCTGTTGCGATTTCAGCGCTTCCTGCTTAAAATGGGTGAGGTCCTGTAATTTAATGATGGTCGCATCATTATTCAGCCGGTTCTCATCGAGGTATAAGATGTCAGCTTCCAAGTCAACAGGACCAGACTGACTGTCTATATGCAACTCTATTTTTCCCGACCGATGTGTTTCCAGAAAATCAAAGAAAGCCTTCTGCTGGGGAAAGAGCGCTTCAATTTGTGTCCCAATGATCTTTTTACTGTTCGGGTTCGTCAGGTATTTTCTGAAAGCGTTGTTATAGTCAATCACCCGGTTCTTTTTATCGATTACCAAAAAGCCGTCCTGAATTAGATCGAGTACTTTTTCTCTGGCAATCGGCAATACATCAAAGAGCTTGAACCTGTAGATCGCAATGGCGATGAAGAAAATCGTTGCCGCGAAAGAAAAAGGAGTAAGGTCTAAATTTCCAACCGGACGGAATCCCAGGATATAGGCAATATTCGTTATCCATGGAATGATTGCTGCGATGACGACACTATAATTTTGACTTTTATAGATCGGATCAGCTTTGCGAAAGGTGGCAATTAATAAATAGCTGCCGAAGCCGAGTAATAGATAGAAATATCCGGTAAACAATTTATAAGAGATCCCCGGTACAATGTATACCATTGGAAATTCTCCCGTTTTATCCATGTAGTAGTCTTTATAATGCAAGTGATGGAAGCTATTTGTCCAGACCAGCAGCAGAATTGTTACCGTGACCCCAATTAAAATAGAAATATTTAAAGGGTTTCTGTACCACTTTTCCTTACCTGCTATTTTTAAACAGAATAAAACCCAGCAAAGGGGGAGTGTGGTAATTCCGATATACTCGATGTTGATGAAAAACTTGGCCTGATCTAATTCCGAGCTGGCCAGCTCAAGTCCATATGCCAGGGACCAGATCGCGTTGGATAGCATCATTAAGCCAAATACCTGCACCGCGCCATGCTTTTTTTTATAAGCATACCAGGAGAAAAAAAGCATGATACTCCCGGAGAATATTAAAAATAAGGAGTAGACATTAAATGTAAAATCCATTTAAATAGTAGATGAGAATGCAATTAGTAAGACGCCTCAAATATACCCCATACTTAATGATTGCTAATATAAAACTACGTATTTTAGTTATGAATTAAAAATATTCTTAGTTTTACATCACAGTTATCCATATCAACTTATCATCAAATTATGAAAAAAATAATCTTATCTGCATTATTCATCTGTTCTAGCATGATGGCTTTTAGTCAGGTGTTACCTAGTTTTCAATTCGGACTAAAAGGTGGTGCCAACCTTACAAAATTTAGCACCAAAGGTACTTTTGACAGCGAAAACAGAGCAGGATATTATGGTGGTGTCTGGGCGCGTATCGGTGCTGCAGGAATTCACCTGCAACCGGAGCTTTACATCTCAGGAAAAAATACAACTTTAAAAGACGATGCTGGTGTAGAGAATAAAGTCAACTTTACCAGTTTGGATATCCCGGTTTTGGTCGGTACAAAAATCGGAGCAGCAGGTGTTGGTATTCGTTTAAATACTGGTCCTGTGGTTTCTTTTATCTTGAATAAAGACCAGTCTATCGGTGATGCAACAAGCTCAGCACTTAAAGGAAACTTTAAAGATCAGAACTTTGCATGGCAGTTTGGCGCTGGATTAGACATCAGCAAATTAGGCATCGACCTGAGGTACGAACAAGGTCTTTCTAAAATTGGAAAAGACGACTATAATGCTAAAAAACTAGGTCTGTTTACTTTAGGATTGGCTTACCGCTTATTCTAAAAACAAAAGTTTTCAACATTTTGTTGAAAAGGGGTGAGCATCAATTGCTTATCCCTTTTTTTGGCTTTAAAATTGACAGTATCATTCTCCCTAACTTAATTAATACGACTATGAATATCAAAGAGTTATTATTAAACGGAAAGAGCTTCTCTGAGCTCCTAAAACAGTTCTCTATCGAAGCTGATGATGTTAGAATTCAGGACGAAGATGTCATCTTGTCTGACCAGATTTTGAAACACCAGGAAGTGGTAAAGGAAAGCATTTGTATTGAAGGAAAAAATAAAGAAGGAATCGTGAACTTTTTCGGAACCCTTCATTATAACTTATTGAGTAAGCTGGCTGTATTTGAGATGCAGGGATTTGAGAAGATTACTTCTCCTCAGGTTTGTTAGGATCCTTGATCACCTCTTTGATTTCGTAATTGAATGTGCCTTTAATTGGGCGTATGGGAGTGTTTTTGTCGTCACTCAGCACTTTTACATAGCAGGAGCCGAAATAAAAAATGAAAGAAGAATAGAATACAAATAACATGATCAGGACGATAGAGCCTGAAGTTCCATAAATATTGCCTATCCCGCTCAGGGGCAACATAATCCTTAAAATATACTTTCCTGCCGTAAATAAGATCCCCGTCAGGATGCCTCCATGAATCGCTGATTTCCAGGTCGGACGTCCATTCGTCAGAAAACGGAACAAAACCGAAAACCAAACCGTCACAATTACCACAAATAAAGCCTGGTTTAATACCGAAAGAAAGAATTTTCCGAAGGTAGGGGCCGCATTATTGAGGTATACCCCAATAATCGCCTGAACACTATCCGTCAGCAGGCCGACAAAAAACAAAAGACCCGCCAGCAGGATGATGACAAAAGAACGTGCCCGGAGTTTCATGTTAAAATAGAAACCTGCTTTATCCTTGATTCCGATCGACCAGATCTGGTCCATGGAATTCTTAATCACTGCGAACAGGGTGGTGGCCACAAAGATGAAAAAGATAAAACTCAATACCGTCGCGTACCACTCATGATCAACACCCCTTATGTTTCTTAAAGTCTGCCGGATCTGAAGGGTACTGCTATCGTCCAGCACACTGCCCAGGCGCTCAAACAAACGGTTCACCAGGGTTTTCCGGTCCATAAAAAAGCCAAACAGCCGGATCAGGATAATGAGAATAGGAGGGATGGCGAAATTGGCAAAAAAAGCAGTTGCTCC comes from the Pedobacter sp. FW305-3-2-15-E-R2A2 genome and includes:
- a CDS encoding porin family protein, producing MKKIILSALFICSSMMAFSQVLPSFQFGLKGGANLTKFSTKGTFDSENRAGYYGGVWARIGAAGIHLQPELYISGKNTTLKDDAGVENKVNFTSLDIPVLVGTKIGAAGVGIRLNTGPVVSFILNKDQSIGDATSSALKGNFKDQNFAWQFGAGLDISKLGIDLRYEQGLSKIGKDDYNAKKLGLFTLGLAYRLF
- a CDS encoding YihY/virulence factor BrkB family protein, which codes for MEINSISRISLFCTRFSAAFKLFKKNDPLRLAGATAFFANFAIPPILIILIRLFGFFMDRKTLVNRLFERLGSVLDDSSTLQIRQTLRNIRGVDHEWYATVLSFIFFIFVATTLFAVIKNSMDQIWSIGIKDKAGFYFNMKLRARSFVIILLAGLLFFVGLLTDSVQAIIGVYLNNAAPTFGKFFLSVLNQALFVVIVTVWFSVLFRFLTNGRPTWKSAIHGGILTGILFTAGKYILRIMLPLSGIGNIYGTSGSIVLIMLFVFYSSFIFYFGSCYVKVLSDDKNTPIRPIKGTFNYEIKEVIKDPNKPEEK
- a CDS encoding histidine kinase N-terminal 7TM domain-containing protein encodes the protein MDFTFNVYSLFLIFSGSIMLFFSWYAYKKKHGAVQVFGLMMLSNAIWSLAYGLELASSELDQAKFFINIEYIGITTLPLCWVLFCLKIAGKEKWYRNPLNISILIGVTVTILLLVWTNSFHHLHYKDYYMDKTGEFPMVYIVPGISYKLFTGYFYLLLGFGSYLLIATFRKADPIYKSQNYSVVIAAIIPWITNIAYILGFRPVGNLDLTPFSFAATIFFIAIAIYRFKLFDVLPIAREKVLDLIQDGFLVIDKKNRVIDYNNAFRKYLTNPNSKKIIGTQIEALFPQQKAFFDFLETHRSGKIELHIDSQSGPVDLEADILYLDENRLNNDATIIKLQDLTHFKQEALKSQQQTEELKKLNQLKDRIFSIIAHDLRGPLVNLSEVLKMISNNLITIEEFKELSPILNKDILYTTDLLENILHWSRSQLKGYGISKEYFDLKSMIVNEVNYHLPSAASKNVQIIQDVFPGNIVYADMLMIQIVVRNLLSNAIKFCYEGCEIDITAVYQKGQMLLSIADNGTGIKKEALKKLFGGDNISTRGTMNEKGTGLGLMVCKEFMERNEGHISVESEFGKGTTFHLFIPIEPTSGMG